The nucleotide window taaataaaatcaattctacaaaattattattatgaaaacgCAGCTAAGATTATTTCTAATTGAGCCGGCGTCAcagcttttattgttgtagtaGAAGCAGAAATATTCTTCTACTTCGTTATTCGCGTAGACAACGCTAATCCGGTTATAGTCGTGTTTATAACAGCGCGCccgtcgttcttccttttcgctcttaagcgctaattggagattccaagtgcagccaggtccttcttcaacGATGCGGAGGtgttcctctttctctgcttcgcCCGTCGtatactgcgtcaaatactttcagaactggagcgttttcatccattcggacaacataacctagccagcgtagacaCTGTCTctgaattcgctgaactatgtcagtgtCATTTTATATCTCATAGAGCTTATgattccatcgactgcgatattcgaCGTGGCCAattcgcaaaggaccataaatctttcgcagaaacttactttcaaaaactcgtaacgccgacttatcagatgttgtcttcgtccatgcctctgtaccatagCAGGGCAGGGATTGAGTGTTGGCAAGCGTTATTCCTCGTTGGATTCCTAgactgatgttgttgttggtgttagtactgattccaagatggacgaaattatctacgacttcaaagttatgattgtcaacagagTTTGATGtcagaagatatttcgttttgccctctTTCACTACCAGAcgcatttgcttcgcttccttgtcCTGTCTGAAGAAATCAGAACTAAAGGCGCAGttgttgagaccaatgataaggatgtcatcggcgtacgccagcagtagTACACGCTTATAGAAAATAGTACCTTTCCTATTTAGTTCTGTAgcccgaattattttctccagaagaagTTTGAAGAAATCGCaagatagggagtcgccttatctgaaacccCACGTATGGCATATAGCATTGCCTTGTTGGATCCAAAGGTCGTCCGCATTAACGTCCTCCAATTCAGGCACGAAAAAGTCATGAAGCATGGCTCTATAGCCCATTGACTGTGACATTATAGTCAGGTTTTGTTTTGAAGAAAGATTGTTGAATGCCCATGGAGTAAATCAAACATTGACTTTTTGGGGATGTAACGGCGTCTCAACAATGGCTTGTAGATTATCGTAACTCCAAATGGGGCGTACTCATTCCAACAAAAGTCTGCCttatcgctaaacaaaattttctagtGAAAATCGAGATCAGTGACAGTCCGTTTTGGATCCATTCATCGAACGCGTTATGCAAGTCTAGTCtctcggcttcagttcttgcacaagttggACTTTGTAAACTCGCAAAAGTAGCTCCTACCGCAAAATCTTCCATTAGGTGTATGGGCACATCTCCAATTTTGACGGGCGATGGCGGATAGAATTATTCgggtcttcttcgatactctCCACAGAGTTAATTTATCCAGCATTATTCTGTCTTAACTTTATCCTTACTTGTCTCTCCACTTCAATTTTCTCAAACTATATTGAGTGCTCATGCCATATTATGCAAAAGTATAGTCATTCGATGAGGCGCCGTtagagttttcgagagagaaattttgtggaaaatgtATGGTTCTAGGAGCTTAAGGAATGGCGAATACCGCagacgatggaacgatgagctgttagAAATATACGACggtattgacatagttcagcgaataaaaaAAGGAGTGGATATGCTGGCTAGGGCACATCATCCGAATAGACGAAAGTACTACAGCTACGAAGGTGTTTGCTGCAGTACCCGCTTGTGGAAGCAGCGGAAGGAGAAGATTTCCACTTAGTTAGAAAGATCACGCGAAGAGCATTGTGGTCCCATTGGATATTTCCAACTGACGTCACATTTCGATAAGAAGAAACAAATGGCGCGCTATTGCTGATTCGACTATAATCGCCTATTAAGGGGTCaaagtatttaataaaactttccTATAACTATGAATtccattatatttttaaacctaCAGCGGTTTACCTATTAGGTATTTTACAAACGCGATTTATGTTTCACTAAATATTTGAACTTCTTTGGGGCTAAAAAGAGAGTTGCCAACTGTTAAAATCTTGCACAACTTGAAGTTGATTGCTGTAAATATGAGGCACCCGGTACCATagcatacatataacatatttgTGGTGTCCTGCGAAAGCTCGTAAGCGCTAAAgctcacacatatatacatacaactcATAACGGTATGAGTACAATATGTGTGCGTATTTATAGACAGCTGTGCGAGTTCGTCCTTTTCGCGGAACTAACTAAGAACATTCTTTCGTGTGGTTCTCTAAAAAGAAGTtgtttgttatataaaaaatataattgggctaaaaaattaaataattaaaaaaaaaataactaaaaattaaaataaagtgaaaaaattacaaaaacaaattgtgttttcgacaatataataaaaacaaaaactagaaAGTGTTCATTATCGATTTTTCGGTTATTCGTGAGTAGTGCAAAGTAACTTCGCTCCTTAAAGACGCTGCTGCACATTAAAACCCGCTCGGCTGCCAGCTATGCTTATGCGTAACTTCATATTTCGCACCAACTATTTGCCGACGCGTTCACCGCATCAACTATTATGACGACACTTACTGGCACGACAGTATCAGAAGTACCGTTATCGCTACTTTAAGAGCCCCACCTACACACCGGCGCCGCAGTCAACGGCAAATGATAGCGAGCACCATTGCCGTTGTGGGCACCACAATCATAACTGTCAACAGTTGCATGAAACACCGGACCTCATTGACGACACACACGCCCGTCACAAAAAGGAttcacagcagcagcagcaacaacaaccgaaCTGCCCTAATCACACCACCATCGACATCGAAGGTGTTGAGCAACTAAGCCAAATGAACGGAGGCAATCAACCATACAACGCACACAAACGGAACGCCAACACAATTCGCGGCCAACAAGAAGGCGCCGCTTGTGGCGCTCTAGCCAGAAACAAGCGTAGAATACTCATCGTGCTCACAGTGGGCAGCACCGCCACGGTGGACACGCTGCTGTGGCAGAGCTTCGGCTGGATGTATGGTCTCCCCGCCATGTTCGCCGCCTTGTTCGTTATCATGCTGGTAACACTGGGCTGGCGCTGGTTCTACATAGCCGCCGTAACGTACAGACGTGATTTTACGTAAGTCTCATACGTAAGCATTAAGCTACCGCAATAAAGATAATACAATTCCTTCACACTTTATAGCGCTTTGTGGGCCTACATTAAACTGTTGTTGCTCATAAGAGTTTGTGAgcgtaaaaatttcaatatcggCTATATGTTTGATAAGAAGGCGCTTCAACACCCGAAGAAGTTGGCGATAATCAGCGAGACACAACGCTGGACCTTCCGTCAGCTGTATGACTTCTCCAACCACGTGGCCATCGCATTCCAAAGGCAGGGCTATGGCAGAGGTGATGTTATCGGTTTGTTGTTGGAGAATCGTGCGGAATACGTTGGCTTTTGGTTGGGTCTCTCGCGCCTTGGCATTGTCACAGCGCTGATTAACACCAACTTGAAGGGTCCGTCGCTGCGTCACAGCATCAATGTGGCGAAATGTTCGGCGCTGATATATGGCGAAGATTTCTGTGAGGCCATTGAATTTATAGCGAATGATACAGCCGCGAAGTTGTATCAATTCAATAACGAAATCAATAAGCCAGTACGTGAGTCGGCGTCCGATTTGGCGACACTACTGCACTCGGTTAGGCATATGAAGCTCACACGTACGGCTGTGCAATCACCAAATCATCACGACAAATTGATGTATATTTATACCTCGGGTACCACGGGCCTACCGAAGGCGGCCGTAATCTCACATTCACGGTAGGTTTTCAGTGCTTTTCACGAGTTATGGCACAATATGTATATCTGTGTATGATCCAGaaacaatatatataagtacaacTAAACGAGCTAATGGAGCGCgactaaataatttgtttttacagttatatatttatagcgATTGGTATACACTTTATGCTGAAGTTTAAAATAAGAGATATTTATTACACACCCTTGCCACTCTACCACACGGCCGGTGGTGTAATGAGCATAGGACAAACGGTGATCTTTGGCTCAACCGTTGTCATAAGGAAGAAATTTTCGGCTTCGGCATATTTTGCGGACTGTGTGCGCTTTAGATGCACGGTAAGTCGGGTCAAActatatatattagtatataatGTATACCACTAATGTTTTATTACCGCTACCAGGTTGGACAATACATCGGCGAAATGGCGCGTTACGTCTTGGCTACGCCGTCAACTCAATACGACCGCCGCCACAGGATACGTATGATCTTCGGCAACGGTTTGCGTCCGCAAATCTGGCAGAACTTCGTGCAACGTTTTAATATACCAAAAGTAGGTGAATTCTACGGCGCCACCGAGGGCAATGCGAATATTATCAATAATGACAATACAGTCGGCGCTATCGGTTTCATCTCACGCATATTTCCGCAAATTTACCCCATAGCCATAATAAAGGCCGATCCAGACACGGGCGTACCGATACGTGGCGCCGATGGCTTGTGTCAGCCTTGTGCACCCGGCGAGGCGGGTGTGTTCATTGGCAAGATCATCAAAGGCAATCCGTCGCGTGAATTTCTCGGCTATGCAGATGAAGGCGCGTCGTCGAAGAAAATTGTACGTGATGTCTTTAGAAAAGGCGACATGGCATTCATATCAGGCGATCTGTTGACTTCGGACGAGCGTGGTTACTTGCATTTTGTGGATCGTACGGGTGATACATTTCGCTGGAAGGGTGAGAATGTGTCGACCAGTGAGGTGGAGGCGCAGATCAGTAATATCTCGCAGTTGAAGGATACTATAGTTTACGGTGTTGCAATACCAAATACTGAAGGTCGTGCCGGTATGGCTGCTATATATGATCCAGAGCGTCAACTAAATCTTGATTACGTTGCATACGAACTGTCGCAGGTGTTGCCACCATACGCACGTCCGCAATTCATACGGATTTTGACTAAACTTGATATCACTGGCACTTATAAACTGCGTAAAGTTGATCTGCAAAAAGAGGGCTACAATCCGCATGTCATCGACGATATGCTGTTCTATAGAACAACTTCCGGCAGCTATGAATTACTCAGTCGGGAAGTTTTCGAAAAGATAAACCAGGGTCTCATACGATTCTAAATCGCTATTATTTACTGTTTCACTGTTGCTATATCATAGATTTATCCTTTTGTAGAGAATTCATTCAATCATACTAGCCAATTTGtagatattattttaaaataattttaaataaagtttaggCAACACAAACAATAGAATTTGaagttgtttttataaaaagttttacatttttttctcgaATTGTACGAGTATTTTTTCGCATTCCAAAAATGAGAACGCGGAGCAGAAATCTTAACTCTTCACACGTTAGTCGGGTCTATATAAAGGCACTAAAAGTTATCAGGAAAGTGTTTTCCCTACGGTATAACAACTACAAGCAATCTGTTGTTCACTAAAGATTCCCAAAACCTGAACCATGTTTCATTTTACTCACCATTACTTGGGTTTCTGACCCCAGTGAAGTCAGAATATGCGTTGTTTTACCTTATTATGAGCAGTGATCTTATGAATGGGCGAAGAATGGAGCCatgttcacgcaagtgaagaaagttctctgagcgtcatttacttggaagtggccagaaacgattcttttacatatgactcaagcagcacACGACACCCGTCTTAGACTAAGTATCCTCTGCGTAGCTAAAAAACGTCCGTTttaaagcgagctaaagtgtgAAGCGAAACATTCCTCCCCAGGTTTGTGTGTTGtatttggaacccgccacgtaaaaaaacacccccaatgaaaagacgAAAACAGTCTCGGATGAAAGACTTCGCTTTTGTACTAAGGGTGCCGAATTAAAGTGCATGCGGCCCTGCTGATGCCCTCTTAAGAGTAAAAGCTGATGTTACTGCCATCCAATAAGTGCGATGGACAGGACAAGGACTGAGCCGAGTAGGTATTTCTGGCATTTACTATAGTAGCCTTATAAaggattcgtggtggaagagaAACTCCGTTGCCGAGTCCTGGCATTCGCCCCGTTTAATGAATGTCTAGCCACAATCGGTATCAAAGCAAAGTTCTTCATCATATCGCTGATTGGCgaccacgccccgacggaagaaaaggacgatgtgaccaaagatgtcttctatgagcgcttggagcgtaCCTGTGAGAGCTGCCccaatgtcaaaatcgtgcttggtgacttAAGGACTTCTATGGCCCAAAGATCGGTAAATTCAGCGTCCATGAAGagacatccccaaatgggttgagattGATCGACTTCGTCGGAGCTCGAAATATAGTTACCTGTAGTACTACATTTCAGCATGtgaaaattcatcaaactagcTGGCTGTCTTCGGATTggaaagccaccaaccagattgatcatgttgtgattccttaagaactttcaaaataggctccttctgcgtcgatgcaacgCTACCAGcgtgatttccaagcattgaagaggtcacggaaggcattctccggaatagcattgaaaggtgcatgctgcttggatactctctgtcgtctcaaaatgcttgccgttcatcggccttttcaggcaaggaaacaaaaaaagtccggggagTAGGGCGGCAGCGGAAGCGTTGGAATCCCGGTCTTGGGTAGTTGTTCACAAAAAATGCGGtatgagccggggcgttgtcatggtgcaacttccaatcggctgcgatgtcttgtcggacccgattaaCCCTTCGTTtaagtctcttgaggacttttACGTacaacttggcgttgacggtttgtctagGTAGAACAAATTCAtagtggacgatgcctttgatgtcaaaacaGACAATGAACATCGTTTTTactttgaatttgctcattGTTCCCTTTTTTTTGGGCGAGAAGATGATGGCGTGTGCAACTCGGAAGAAACGCCTATTTGTCttgggatcatactcaaagatccgtAACTCGTCACCTGCttgagtttcacacagaatttaatcgcgtacctctgatCTTCGTTAGAGCTTTTTCGGCTGGTACCACCTGTATCGAGCTGTTTTGATCACTTAAGCCTCTTATCTCCGCTTAATTTCCAAATATTCACGAAATATCTTAATATATGGCAATACTGTAACACATAATTTTACCGCTACTCACATTTAAATTAAGAAATGCCTAAAAGTATACACTGCTAAAATAATtatgagataaaaaataaataaaaataaaaaaattaaaaaacaaataaaaacaattttatttgcaacacataattattttctgatttttttttttttacacaaaatattttggaaaaaaacattTCGTTCGTAATAACTAATGGGTACTTAAGCCAGTACTTATAGGTAAACTTTTATGAGTAGCCGAAAATGGCCGGACATTCAGTACCCGGCTGCAGGCATGAAAGCGAAAGGCGCGAACAAACACACTGCAAAACAAacgattgcaaaataaaaattttttttttgtttttttgattttgcaataaaattatagATATTTAGTTGAGTTCATAGGTGCATGCAGACGCCGGCGCAGTTAATGACCTGCTGCAGTGCCGCTGTCTGTGTTGATTTGTATGCAGTGACTTACTTGTTGCAAGTCACCTCGCGTTCACGCTTTTATTTGCCTTGAAGGGTTGGAGTGTTTGCAGCAAATTCTGCTAATTACAGTAAAGTAATAACGGTAAATGTGCAAAATTCCAAACATAATTGTATTTGCGCATGCGTAGCTAACGTTGTATGTGGACGCTTGCATTGCTAGTGGAGTATAAATAAAGTCATTAAACTCACACAATCATAtttggaaatataaatatacatacatacttatgtatatgtaaagtcATAGTTTAGTATTCATTTGTCAACTGGCAAATAAATTATGACTTCAGTGCTGACGAATTGACGGATGAGCTGTCGGCTAAAACGAGACTAAAATAGTTATCAACAGCTTGAGCGGTAGCTGAGGCAACGCTTAGCGCAGGTGAAATCTCACATTGTtaacacaagcatacaaacacacatacatgcctGTATGCTGACACTCACTTTTAAGACGAATGGACAGACAGTTGAACAGTTTTATGATGCATAATCATGGCAGAGTGCTGCAAGCACAAGTTAATATGAGTTTATAAatagatttacatatatgtttataaatatatgtaaatatgtatgtacatatgtttgtacgtaTAAATGATCACATCAGACCAGCGTTGATAATAGGCGAGCAGTTACGCTTCATTCCTTATCGGGGTAAACACTGGAGTATGAAGTTAGAGTGATGTGTAGGAAgacaattgaaatttgaaaatatacttacatacttacatataggTACCACATACATTATATACAGATATGTGGCATGCCATTGAAACATTGTCTTTCTGGCGAATgtcaaaaaattacataataacaattataaaaaaataccgttaaaataaaaaaaaaatatacatacttcagTGAATTTTTGTCGTAGGTGGGCACTGCGACCTGAAACCACgtattataatatttcaatattattatttaattatggcatatgtgtatgtgcatagtttCTCATTACTTTTGAGTTCAAAGCATTTGAGTAGCACTAGTTCGTAatgaattttagaaaatattttcttatattttttataatgccAAAACTTGCttgctaatatttttattgatgatCACCCAATCCTTTAAAGTTTATTTACATTTCTGAATTTCATAAAATCCATTTTATCGgtcgtaaatatatgtatgtatatatatatttatatagtatatgtaataCTATCCGGCTTCACACgggtatttttaaatttattatagttttgtacacactGTCTAAACTATGGACTGTTTGGTCTAGAGAGTGGAAAAAATTCCTTCCCCAAGTTTAAGCAGTTGCGGTGGGAAATCACCACCAGTGATTCCATGAAGATAAGCTCTTATAttcatcaaatttttaatttatatagtatattaagcATTTTTTGACGATATCTGCTCGCATACCTCTGTTAATGACAGGAAGAGTCTGTCGAAAATCtccaacaaatacaaaagttattCCGCCCACGAAAGCAAAGGAGTTTCTAAGGTCTTTTAGTGTTCTGGCCGTGAACTCTATATGTGTTTTATGGCTCATGGTGCATTCATCCCACATAATCAATGGGGCGTCTTGTTAACCAGGAGGTCCATTTTTGCGGATAGAACCTAttgatccaaaaaaaaaattgtttttgttattattcacGCTATAATTGGCCCTTATCAGTGTATGTTAGATAACATTctctgtctaaatttaacatTCTCTGTTAAAAGtaagtattgaaatatttttttttgaatttatgttCGTAAGTCggttaaaaattaacattttctgttttttttttttacaaactaacCTCATTGGATTACCGTCAAAGTGGTTCaggccatttttcatttcatgcaagGGTTTGGTCAGCTATAGTGAACAGACAAAAAAaccaactttttttatataagatttgagaatattctccgaaaattttaaattgatccGGGAAATAGTTTCGGGGATATAAAATTTGAAGCCGATCGGTTGtcggtttttgaaaaaattttctttgccAGGCACCTATAAcattaaacacgtttttctcgaaaagcTATTTCAGAGTGGTGATGGGAAATTTTTCAgatgaaaatttaatgttggctctttgttcgaagctcattttcgcgccgataacacaaacatactgacacttaaaacacaataacttcacttccaatctatgaaatgtcataaagttctcactggacaatcaataaagatagcaaattctaacgcaccagtcgacatatagatggtgttaccaggaggcgctagattcctgtttactttggaacgcaccttgtatattcCAAGATTCCAATCACGTTATTACGAATTTAAATGGTAAAATTTCTTATGATTCTGCAAAAAGATTGTCCAGCATATAAGAAAAGTCTGCATTAGCTTGAAGAATTCGTCATTGAAATAAACTAATTTCCAAAAGTGTTACTCTTGAGTGCAGTGCAGAGTAGGTCTAAAATAAAATCTCTCGACGTCGTGGCATTTCCTTTAGCTACCATTTTCTTGGTAACGACTTGCAATTGAAGTGTCGTCCCACTATGTTTTCACAACATCTGCCATCTCTCCAAAACCTAGAACACTTAATCGTTATATCACCGACCGAACACTCAGTCTTCATATCTTATATAGTTCTTTTATTTACCtgataagaaaaaatatcaGACATTTGCTACGAAAAATCTATATTTCATGcaattttctcaaatttctgAGCAAAACTTATAGGATATATAAGTAAGATTTTTTCTAATATGTTAGTAAGTCATATGAATTATTTTGTATCAACTCCTAATGATTAATAGGTCTTATGAGTAGCTTTTTCAGTACTTGGAGTTTCCCCTTTCTCGACCAAGAACTGGCTGATACtcgaatttatttgattttggttAGAATATGAAGTGTGTAGTGTTAAGCTGACCCTGTATTCATATACTTTTGTTTagacatttaaaataaaaatgttttccaacaCCTTCAAACAATTACTTTCAACAATGTAGTGTGTTTTGAGTCgtttatttgataaaattgcTCGTAAGCTTACCTTGAAACTGGTCTCTGAACTAGTAAATACAATTACTTGTATGTTGAATTGTCGAGAATAGCTTAGACGCGTGTTTAAGAGTAGAAACTCCAAGCAAACACCCAGAATCACAGCATATGCCATAAATGTGATTGCATCTATTgacgtacataagtatgtatgtatatacatatgtttgtagcaTAATTATGGacgataaaaaaatgtatgagcATCGGTatgtctacatatgtacataatttttaattctaaaaaccGATTTGTTGAAAAAGGAAACATAAAGCACTTTATTTAGTGGCAACAGGTCAATTATATTTCGTAATAGTCtgagaaaattaatatttatactaacacatatacatatactcgtatacatatacatatatattgtatatatacctacatacataaccacccaaaatataaccaaaactggCAAGAAAATTAGACACGGACAATTAAACtcaaaataaaaactgaaattgattaattaaactaaatgtattcatatataaacaggtgtgtacatatgtgtatctaaatatatattggtatatgcacatatgtatgtatatttaaccgATGTAGCAGCTGCGGCTTAATAAAATACgaagaaaaatagcaaaacacaGCAGTCTCATAGACTTCACAAATCAAATGCTCATAAATTAACCGAATCGTACCCGAACTGTACCTGAATTATTACCCGAATTAAATCTGAATTACCACGTGTtttaagattttaggtgtaaaTTTGAGGAAGATACttcaaaataataaagcaatttCACGCACAGTGCCTGCAAATACTGTGTATACCAGTGCATATCcacataaagcaacaacaaaaatacgcaACGTTATTAAAACAGCTTCAACGcagcataaaataattaaaaaaaaaacaaaaaaaccaatgaaaaaaaaaaattttaattaaaaagtcacCAAAAGTAAATCAGCTCAAGCGAACTATAAAGCATAAGACTCGCTTAGTCTGTAGCCAACAAGACACCAGAGTGAGCGAGCCGCAAAGAATGACGCCAGCGGCAAGCGGGCCATAATCAAGTTGCCAGTTTGCCGATGTTGCAACACTCATTACGACTAAACGACTAAAGCGTAAATACAATGATACAATGTTGGCTAATAACtattaaaaatgataataaaaacaaaaacaaagaaatattaagaaaaagcTTGCAGAGCAAATACAAGTTATTTATTAGCTAAAAAATGCTGCTAAAAATAATCAACTGAGAGTAGAGTACTCGCAGTGTGTTTCGCCGCAACACCTCGCGCCGGTAAAATAGCGGTACAGTGGGATGTTTTAAGTTACTAAAGAGTTAAGTTCAGTGTTCTTAAGGCACACCAGaggtattttaaatatatttaacatatttattatgtttatttatgtttcattataaaattagggtggatcaaaaaattcgaatttttttttcgcatggtactctgaaaaatggaaatatgttaagtcaaataaaaaaaattgcaaaactcatagttttgtaggaaataagctgctctacaaaaattatctttttgtttttttttcctctGAAAGTCATTCTTTGACGATAATTATTTCGTAAACTCTTAACTCAAATTATAAGAGaccatttattattatttttttttattttattttagaccCACCCTaaagaatacat belongs to Bactrocera dorsalis isolate Fly_Bdor chromosome 1, ASM2337382v1, whole genome shotgun sequence and includes:
- the LOC105233297 gene encoding long-chain fatty acid transport protein 4-like, whose translation is MNGGNQPYNAHKRNANTIRGQQEGAACGALARNKRRILIVLTVGSTATVDTLLWQSFGWMYGLPAMFAALFVIMLVTLGWRWFYIAAVTYRRDFTALWAYIKLLLLIRVCERKNFNIGYMFDKKALQHPKKLAIISETQRWTFRQLYDFSNHVAIAFQRQGYGRGDVIGLLLENRAEYVGFWLGLSRLGIVTALINTNLKGPSLRHSINVAKCSALIYGEDFCEAIEFIANDTAAKLYQFNNEINKPVRESASDLATLLHSVRHMKLTRTAVQSPNHHDKLMYIYTSGTTGLPKAAVISHSRYIFIAIGIHFMLKFKIRDIYYTPLPLYHTAGGVMSIGQTVIFGSTVVIRKKFSASAYFADCVRFRCTVGQYIGEMARYVLATPSTQYDRRHRIRMIFGNGLRPQIWQNFVQRFNIPKVGEFYGATEGNANIINNDNTVGAIGFISRIFPQIYPIAIIKADPDTGVPIRGADGLCQPCAPGEAGVFIGKIIKGNPSREFLGYADEGASSKKIVRDVFRKGDMAFISGDLLTSDERGYLHFVDRTGDTFRWKGENVSTSEVEAQISNISQLKDTIVYGVAIPNTEGRAGMAAIYDPERQLNLDYVAYELSQVLPPYARPQFIRILTKLDITGTYKLRKVDLQKEGYNPHVIDDMLFYRTTSGSYELLSREVFEKINQGLIRF